From one Cupriavidus sp. P-10 genomic stretch:
- a CDS encoding aromatic-ring-hydroxylating dioxygenase subunit beta, with amino-acid sequence MNYSLYRESTLGTARAIELRLEIDAFHADYCAVLDAGMVEQWPGFFTEDALYRITARENAERNLPVGLVYAEGIGMMRDRAAAIANTQMFAPRYNLHLVTNTRVSAETAEGDIVAQANFMLLQTLVEGPTTIHLAGTYHDRFRRQGGRLLLRERQVVYDTTIIANDLVYPV; translated from the coding sequence ATGAACTACTCCCTCTATCGCGAGAGCACCCTCGGCACCGCGCGCGCGATCGAACTGCGGCTGGAGATCGATGCCTTCCACGCGGACTATTGCGCGGTGCTCGACGCCGGCATGGTCGAGCAATGGCCGGGCTTCTTCACCGAGGACGCGCTCTACCGTATCACCGCGCGCGAGAACGCCGAACGCAACCTGCCCGTAGGGCTGGTGTATGCCGAAGGCATCGGCATGATGCGCGACCGCGCCGCGGCGATCGCCAATACGCAGATGTTCGCGCCGCGCTACAACCTGCACCTGGTGACCAACACGCGGGTCAGCGCTGAAACGGCCGAAGGCGATATCGTGGCACAGGCCAATTTCATGCTGTTGCAGACGCTGGTGGAGGGCCCCACCACGATCCACCTCGCCGGCACCTATCACGACCGCTTCCGCCGCCAGGGCGGGAGGCTGCTGCTGCGCGAGCGGCAGGTGGTGTATGACACCACCATCATTGCGAACGACCTGGTTTATCCGGTCTGA
- a CDS encoding ankyrin repeat domain-containing protein, whose amino-acid sequence MLAARLLLCLAFVMAMLTHVSSAAGGSPATELHAAAASGDAARVGALLASGAAIDARDAQGRTALLVAAHRNQVQAAKVLIEAGADVNAKDAIQDSPYLYAGARGHNEILRLALAHGADLRSTNRYGGTALIPAAERGHVETVRMLIAAGVDVDHVNRLKWTALLEAIILGNGGTAHTEIVRLLVQARADVNLADGEGVTPLQHARQRGYVQIERLLAAAGAR is encoded by the coding sequence ATGCTGGCGGCGCGCCTGCTCCTCTGTCTTGCCTTTGTCATGGCCATGCTGACCCACGTTTCCTCCGCAGCCGGCGGCTCGCCGGCCACCGAACTCCACGCCGCCGCGGCAAGCGGTGACGCCGCACGGGTCGGCGCGCTGCTTGCCAGCGGCGCCGCCATCGACGCGCGCGATGCGCAGGGACGTACCGCGCTGCTGGTCGCCGCGCACCGCAACCAGGTGCAGGCGGCAAAGGTCCTGATCGAGGCCGGCGCCGACGTCAATGCCAAGGATGCGATCCAGGACAGCCCCTACCTCTACGCCGGCGCGCGCGGCCACAACGAGATCCTGCGCCTCGCGCTGGCCCACGGCGCGGACCTGCGCAGCACCAACCGCTACGGCGGCACCGCGCTGATCCCCGCCGCCGAGCGCGGGCATGTCGAAACCGTGCGCATGCTGATCGCGGCGGGCGTGGACGTCGACCACGTCAACCGGCTGAAATGGACGGCGCTGCTCGAGGCCATCATCCTCGGCAACGGCGGCACCGCGCATACCGAGATCGTGCGCCTGCTGGTGCAGGCGCGCGCCGACGTGAACCTCGCCGACGGCGAGGGCGTTACTCCGCTGCAGCATGCGCGCCAGCGCGGCTACGTGCAGATCGAGCGCCTGCTTGCTGCTGCGGGCGCGCGCTGA
- a CDS encoding aromatic ring-hydroxylating dioxygenase subunit alpha codes for MYQTQAVIQHTLGKKNPGLDECRWPEDGLHYIPDWVYTSQAVHDLELQKIFRGRSWNYVALEAEIPHAGDFKRSYVGATPVVVSRAEDGSINVFENRCAHRGAEFCRHSQGNTKEFVCPYHQWSYDLKGNLQGVPFKRGVNRAGGMPKDFRNEDHGLVKLHVATRNGAIFASYAPDMESLEDYMTPEILKDFDIVFNGKPLKVLGYYKNELPCNWKMYHENLKDPYHATLLHSFLVVFGLLVAGNESAMIADPVHGRHGTMASAKKEDKYAAVSDENKKEMRSYHEGMRLEDERFLEYVREFDSPWSVTMQTIWPNLIVQREMNTLGVRQIVPNGPDSMLMLWTMFGYEDDSEEMTQHRLRQGNLMGPAGFLGLEDNEAMKFVQEGVRRSSSDLNVLKLDAQQIGTSNFLISESAIRAMYQYYRGVMGF; via the coding sequence ATGTACCAGACACAAGCGGTGATCCAGCACACGCTGGGCAAGAAGAACCCGGGACTGGATGAATGCCGCTGGCCCGAGGACGGCCTCCACTACATCCCGGACTGGGTCTACACCAGCCAGGCCGTCCATGATCTGGAGCTGCAGAAGATTTTCCGCGGCCGCTCGTGGAACTACGTCGCACTCGAAGCAGAGATCCCGCACGCCGGTGACTTCAAGCGTTCATATGTCGGCGCGACGCCGGTGGTCGTGTCGCGCGCCGAGGACGGCTCGATCAACGTGTTCGAGAACCGGTGCGCGCACCGCGGCGCAGAGTTCTGCCGCCACAGCCAGGGTAACACCAAGGAATTCGTCTGCCCGTACCACCAGTGGTCCTACGACCTGAAGGGCAACCTGCAGGGCGTTCCGTTCAAGCGCGGCGTCAATCGCGCCGGCGGCATGCCGAAGGACTTCCGCAACGAAGACCACGGCCTGGTGAAGCTGCACGTGGCAACGCGCAACGGCGCGATCTTTGCCTCTTACGCGCCCGACATGGAAAGCCTGGAAGACTACATGACGCCGGAGATCCTGAAGGACTTCGACATCGTCTTCAATGGCAAGCCGCTCAAGGTACTCGGCTATTACAAGAACGAATTGCCGTGCAACTGGAAGATGTACCACGAGAACCTGAAGGACCCGTACCACGCCACGCTGCTGCACTCCTTCCTGGTGGTGTTCGGCCTGCTGGTGGCGGGTAACGAGTCGGCGATGATCGCCGATCCCGTGCATGGCCGCCATGGCACCATGGCATCGGCCAAGAAGGAAGACAAGTATGCAGCCGTCAGCGACGAGAACAAGAAGGAGATGCGCTCGTACCACGAAGGCATGCGCCTGGAGGACGAACGCTTCCTGGAATACGTGCGCGAGTTCGACTCGCCGTGGTCGGTGACGATGCAGACGATCTGGCCGAACCTGATCGTGCAGCGCGAGATGAACACCCTGGGCGTGCGCCAGATCGTGCCCAATGGCCCTGACAGCATGCTGATGCTGTGGACCATGTTCGGCTACGAGGACGATTCCGAGGAAATGACGCAGCACCGCCTGCGCCAGGGCAACCTGATGGGCCCCGCCGGCTTCCTTGGGCTGGAAGACAACGAGGCGATGAAGTTCGTGCAGGAAGGCGTGCGCCGCTCCAGCAGCGACCTCAACGTGCTCAAGCTGGACGCGCAGCAGATCGGCACTTCCAACTTCCTGATCTCCGAATCCGCGATCCGCGCAATGTACCAGTACTACCGCGGCGTGATGGGATTCTGA
- a CDS encoding MarR family winged helix-turn-helix transcriptional regulator, with the protein MSPRAKRSTTSESGRTATAEPEADPAKELLWARPGFLVRRLHQIHVAMFFEECKAPNITPVQYAILTVLSVLPGLDQTSLGQEVGLDRTTTMDVVRRLEDRGLVERHENPADRRTRHVHLTREGKSVVSSLRADMARAQERMLAPLKPAQREVFMELLATLVEANNQYSRTVLRSM; encoded by the coding sequence ATGTCTCCGAGAGCAAAGCGCAGCACAACGAGTGAAAGCGGCCGTACGGCAACCGCGGAGCCGGAAGCGGATCCGGCCAAGGAACTGCTCTGGGCCCGTCCGGGGTTTCTTGTGCGGCGGCTTCACCAGATCCACGTGGCGATGTTTTTCGAGGAATGCAAGGCGCCCAACATCACGCCGGTCCAGTACGCCATCCTGACCGTGTTGTCGGTGCTGCCGGGGCTGGACCAGACCTCGCTGGGACAGGAAGTGGGGCTGGACCGCACCACGACCATGGACGTGGTGCGCCGTCTGGAAGACCGCGGCCTGGTCGAGCGCCATGAAAACCCCGCAGACCGGCGTACGCGTCATGTCCACCTGACGCGCGAAGGCAAGAGCGTGGTCTCGTCGCTGCGTGCCGACATGGCACGCGCGCAGGAACGCATGCTCGCGCCGTTGAAGCCCGCGCAGCGGGAGGTCTTCATGGAGTTGCTGGCGACGCTGGTGGAAGCCAACAACCAGTACAGCCGCACGGTGCTGCGGAGCATGTAA